A genomic window from Scomber scombrus chromosome 18, fScoSco1.1, whole genome shotgun sequence includes:
- the tmem150b gene encoding modulator of macroautophagy TMEM150B yields the protein MWLWALLPIFLAIFGTVGIWTVFGIAVTNGSVNLTESFPYISKCGTDNPQSCLFSQICNICSVLALWIVVIRFQQVRDYGNHGKANIASIVLGFISSIGISLLGNFQQSVLMGIHLLGAFLAFFVGLGYFWVQVFLTYRAQPSLERCWVGPLRAICCIICTILVIIMSILHNTGHKSGAAVCEWALVMLFFCLFGLFAAEFRHIDCHHLTIQKNKEKAASKNSSHSSAELNGHTLG from the exons ATGTGGCTGTGGGCATTGCTTCCCATCTTCCTGGCTATCTTTGGCACTGTGGGCATTTGGACAGT GTTTGGTATAGCTGTAACAAATGGATCAGTCAACTTAACAGAGTCATTCCCCTATATCAG TAAATGTGGCACTGACAACCCGCAGAGCTGTCTCTTCTCCCAGATCTGCAACATCTGCTCTGTTTTAg ccCTGTGGATTGTGGTGATCCGTTTTCAGCAGGTTAGAGACTATGGTAACCATGGAAAGGCCAACATCGCCAGCATTGTTTTAGGATTCATATCCTCCATAGGCATCTCTCTCCTTGGCAACTTCCAG CAATCAGTCTTGATGGGAATTCACCTTTTGGGGGCATTCCTGGCTTTCTTCGTTGGTCTGGGATACTTCTGGGTGCAGGTGTTTCTAACCTATCGGGCACAGCCATCTTTGGAACGATGTTGGGTGGGGCCTCTCAGAGCGATCTGCTGCATCATCTGTACCATCCTGGTCATCATTA TGTCCATTCTCCACAATACAGGCCATAAGTCTGGggctgctgtgtgtgaatgggcCTTGGTCATGTTGTTCTTCTGCCTATTTGGCCTGTTTGCAGCTGAGTTCAGACACATCGACTGTCATCACCTCACTATACAGAAGAATAAGGAGAAGGCTGCGAGTAAAAACAGCAGCCATTCCTCAGCAGAACTGAACGGTCACACACTCGGCTGA
- the adsl gene encoding adenylosuccinate lyase, whose translation MAAADEFMKYRSPLVSRYASKEMAYNFSDRKKFTTWRKLWIYLAKAEKALGLPITDAQILEMESHAENIDFVMAAEEERKLRHDVMAHVHTFAHYCPTAAPIIHLGATSCYVGDNTDLIMLRDGFDILLPKLARVIDRLANFAEKYADLPTLGFTHYQPAQLTTVGKRACLWLQDLAMDIRNLQRARDDLRLRGVKGTTGTQASFLQLFQGDHDKVEELDRMVTEMSGFKKAYLVTGQTYSRKVDVDCLSSLASLGATVHKICTDIRLLANLKEIEEPFEKEQIGSSAMPYKRNPMRAERCCSLARHLVALIADPLQTASVQWLERTLDDSANRRISLPESFLTADIILSTLQNITEGLVVYPKVIERHIRHELPFMATENIIMAMVKAGGNRQDCHEKIRVLSQEAAAVVKQEGGDNDLLARVQADPYFAPILGHLDAVLDPKTFIGRAPQQVARFLSEEVRPLLEPYKAKMDVKIELEL comes from the exons ATGGCAGCAGCCGACGAGTTCATGAAGTACCGTTCCCCGCTGGTGTCGAGATATGCCAGTAAAGAAATGGCCTACAACTTCAGTGACAGGAAGAAATTCACAACATGGAGGAAGCTGTGGATTTACCTGGCTAAAGCTGAGAAg gcTTTAGGTCTGCCCATCACGGACGCTCAGATTCTGGAGATGGAGAGCCACGCAGAGAACATTGACTTTGTCATGGCAGCTGAAGAAGAACGTAAGCTCAGGCACGATGTCATGGCTCACGTCCACACCTTTGCACACTACTGCCCCACCGCTGCTCCCATCATCCACCTCGGGGCCACTTCCTGTTACGTCGGAGACAATACT gATCTTATTATGCTGCGTGATGGATTCGACATTCTGTTACCTAAG CTGGCCAGAGTCATTGACAGACTAGCAAACTTTGCAGAGAAATACGCTGACCTCCCCACACTAGGCTTCACACACTACCA GCCCGCCCAATTAACCACTGTAGGGAAACGAGCTTGTCTATGGCTGCAGGACTTGGCCATGGATATACGGAATCTTCAGCGAGCCCGCGATGACCTGCGTCTCCGGGGTGTCAAGGGGACAACCGGCACCCAGGCCAGCTTCCTGCAGCTCTTTCAGGGCGACCATGACAAG GTAGAAGAGCTTGACAGGATGGTGACAGAAATGTCTGGCTTCAAAaa AGCCTACCTGGTGACTGGACAGACTTACAGTCGTAAAGTGGATGTAGACTGTTTGTCCAGCCTGGCCAGTTTGGGAGCTACTGTTCACAAG ATCTGTACTGACATCCGTCTGCTTGCCAACCTGAAGGAGATTGAGGAGCCTTTCGAGAAAGAGCAGATTG gTTCTAGTGCCATGCCCTACAAGAGGAACCCCATGCGTGCAGAGCGTTGCTGTAGCTTGGCCCGTCATCTGGTGGCACTGATTGCCGACCCACTGCAGACGGCCTCAGTACAGTGGCTGGAGAGGACGCTGGACGACAGTGCTAACAG GAGGATCTCCCTGCCCGAGTCCTTCCTGACTGCGGACATTATCCTCAGCACACTGCAGAACATTACAGAGGGACTTGTGGTGTACCCCAAAGTCATTGAGAGACACATCCGTCATGAGCTGCCCTTCATGGCGACAGAGAATATTATCATGGCCATGGTAAAGGCCGGAGGAAACAGACAG GACTGCCATGAGAAGATCCGTGTTCTGTCTCAGGAGGCAGCAGCTGTGGTCAAACAGGAGGGTGGTGATAACGACCTGCTGGCCAGAGTCCAGGCGGACCCCTACTTCGCCCCCATATTGGGACACCTTGATGCCGTACTTGACCCCAAGACCTTTATTGGTCGTGCTCCTCAGCAG GTGGCCAGGTTTCTGTCTGAGGAAGTacgccccctgctggagccgTACAAGGCTAAAATGGATGTCAAGATTGAGCTTGAGCtttga
- the si:dkey-110g7.8 gene encoding GTPase IMAP family member 8, producing MAAVSSASDTVDSRGRHPPERRLLILGGPQSGKTCTANTILGDEVFDAGTETTHSNVGQTEIYGRRVTVVDTPPWIIPSDPEDNTEADNNEDAGAESDTPLRAPPSLDSEGPCMGAILCPPGPHAILLVVSVTQPFTDTQRRAAEEQLGALGGGTWRYSMVLFTGVDKLPKGVFIEEHIANTGESLQWLVERCGSRYHPFDNTRKETEDNTQVPELMEKVEEMITDNQGWYFEVNELILLEEEQARRALEEERMRMEEHARQREQMIGGPPRELRVLLLGWKGVGKSSVGNAILGRRFFESGQETELCLRRQALVSGRRVTIVDTPGWDWFSVRRTPKRIRQESQRGAALLRPGPHTLLLVLPVVSSLTARKRRTLLAHIETLFGDSACLHTMILFSCGDWLGRTPIEEHILRGGRELQRLLEYCGNYYHVLDSKVPGKDRSVSVLLDKIEEMIRENGDKAFLPIQTEWLSEDSSYSSDNTEPEDDCRGCQLQ from the exons ATGGCTGCTGTGTCCTCTGCCTCTGACACTG TTGACTCCAGGGGCCGACACCCCCCTGAGCGCAGACTACTGATCCTGGGAGGGCCGCAGTCTGGCAAGACCTGCACCGCCAACACCATCCTGGGGGACGAGGTCTTTGACGCAGGGACAGAGACCACTCACAGTAACGTGGGCCAGACGGAGATCTACGGCCGACGGGTCACTGTGGTTGACACCCCGCCGTGGATCATCCCCAGCGACCCGGAGGACAACACCGAAGCTGACAACAACGAAGATGCTGGTGCCGAGTCAGACACCCCTCTACGGGCCCCGCCTAGCCTGGATAGTGAGGGGCCATGCATGGGGGCCATTCTCTGCCCTCCTGGACCCCACGCAATACTACTGGTGGTGTCCGTCACGCAGCCTTTCACTGATACACAGAGGAGGGCCGCAGAGGAGCAGCTAGGGGCCCTGGGTGGAGGGACTTGGAGGTACTCGATGGTGCTCTTTACTGGGGTGGACAAGCTGCCAAAAGGTGTCTTCATTGAAGAGCACATAGCAAACACTGGAGAGTCCCTGCAGTGGCTGGTGGAGAGGTGTGGAAGCAG GTACCATCCTTTTGATAACACTCGGAAAGAAACTGAGGACAACACACAGGTGCCCGAGCTGATGGAAAAGGTGGAGGAAATGATTACTGACAACCAAG GCTGGTACTTTGAGGTGAATGAGCTGATTTTGCTAGAGGAAGAGCAGGCCAGGAGAGCTttggaggaagagaggatgaggatggaggAGCACGCCAGACAGAGGGAGCAGATGATCGGAGGACCTCCCAGAG AGTTAAGGGTGCTGTTGTTGGGCTGGAAGGGCGTTGGAAAGAGCTCAGTGGGGAATGCCATCCTAGGCCGTCGTTTCTTTGAGTCGGGCCAGGAGACGGAACTGTGCCTTAGGAGGCAGGCGCTCGTGTCTGGTCGCAGGGTCACTATAGTCGACACCCCGGGATGGGACTGGTTCTCAGTGAGGCGAACACCGAAGCGCATCCGCCAAGAGTCCCAGCGTGGCGCTGCCCTCTTGAGACCTGGACCCCACACCCTGCTGCTGGTCCTCCCGGTTGTCTCGTCCCTCACTGCCAGGAAGAGGCGAACGCTTCTGGCTCACATAGAGACTCTGTTTGGCGACAGTGCGTGCCTCCACACCATGATACTGTTCAGCTGTGGCGACTGGCTGGGTCGCACGCCCATAGAGGAGCACATTCTCAGAGGCGGGCGTGAGCTGCAAAGACTGCTTGAGTACTGTGGGAACTATTATCACGTCCTGGACAGTAAGGTTCCTGGAAAGGACAGGAGTGTCTCTGTCCTGTTGGATAAGATCGAGGAGATGATCAGGGAAAACGGTGACAAGGCCTTCCTCCCCATACAGACCGAATGGT TGAGTGAGGACAGCTCTTATTCGTCTGACAACACCGAGCCTGAGGACGACTGTAGAGGATGCCAGCTCCAGTGA
- the atf4b gene encoding activating transcription factor 4b, whose protein sequence is MTMMMTNSQFGLEDMEALLWEPSSPMVDAIGSMLFHPDQEEQHEGGGSSMEGATSPVSSLTSSSLSSSSPPPFYSPPPSPPAVLLHGDKAGTESELLSLPWLGHSGQLRCTQTVLDCGKEDAFGDLDWMAERMDLSEFDLDSLIGSCSPAEESPSSPEDLLASLDCPMELDSLPIPALSTPALSSLPTASPSILPVTLPSVCSDPPVIPAVEPASHIDGQEVPSPCLCVPEPQEELEIKSEPASPDPSSHLVDSPSSPVYTLDLGSEVDVSESEVKPVVASVVPQVPRLVLSLSPTRIVLVLAPKNEIGITTTTVTTTSEVIHSSPPASPPQKSSRSRPYPEPKYKAIPASPSATSVKVKTLPGAGGEERTSLKVVKNKKIKKMEQNKTAATRYRQKKRVEQESLSAEHEVLERKNMELTEKAESMAREIEYLKELMAEVRSTRVKKGLSADP, encoded by the exons ATGACCATGATGATGACAAACTCACAGTTTGGCCTGGAAGACATGGAGGCCCTTCTTTGGGAGCCTTCCTCTCCCATGGTTGATGCCATAGGCTCCATGTTATTTCACCCTGACCAAGAAGAACAACACGAAGGAGGAGGGTCCTCAATGGAGGGGGCCACATCACCTGTGTCATCCCTCACCTCCTCATCGctgtcttcttcctctcctcctcccttctacTCACCTCCTCCCTCACCACCGGCCGTCCTCCTCCATGGGGACAAAGCCGGGACTGAGTCTGAACTGCTCTCCCTCCCCTGGTTGGGCCACTCCGGTCAGCTGAGATGTACCCAGACAGTCTTAGATTGTGGCAAAG AGGATGCGTTCGGTGACCTGGACTGGATGGCCGAAAGGATGGATCTGAGCGAGTTTGACCTGGACTCCCTGATTGGCTCATGCAGTCCTGCTGAAGAGTCCCCCAGCTCACCAGAAGACCTCCTGGCCTCCCTGGATTGCCCCATGGAGCTTGACTCCCTGCCAATACCTGCTCTCTCAACTCCTGCACTCTCAAGTCTTCCCACTGCTTCTCCAAGTATTCTTCCTGTCACCCTTCCCTCAGTCTGTTCAGATCCTCCTGTCATTCCAGCTGTTGAGCCTGCATCCCACATTGATGGTCAGGAGGTCCCTTCCCCTTGCCTGTGTGTCCCAGAGCCACAAGAGGAGTTGGAAATCAAATCTGAGCCTGCCTCCCCTGACCCCTCTTCCCATTTGGTTgactctccctcctccccagTCTATACCTTGGACCTGGGCAGTGAAGTGGATGTCTCGGAGAGTGAGGTGAAGCCAGTGGTAGCTTCTGTGGTCCCTCAGGTCCCGAGGCTCGTACTCTCCCTATCACCAACCCGTATTGTCCTGGTTCTGGCTCCCAAAAATGAAATTGGgatcaccaccaccactgtaACCACCACTTCAGAGGTCAttcactcctctcctccagcCTCCCCTCCACAAAAGTCCTCCAGAAGCAGACCATACCCTGAGCCCAAATATAAAGCCATCCCAGCCTCCCCCAGTGCCACCAGTGTCAAAGTAAAGACCCTCCCAGGAGCGGGTGGAGAGGAAAGGACATCTTTGAAGGtggtaaagaacaagaaaattAAGAAGATGGAGCAGAATAAGACAGCTGCCACTCGTTACCGGCAGAAGAAGAGAGTTGAGCAGGAATCGCTTTCGGCAGAGCATGAAGTGCTGGAGAGGAAGAACATGGAGCTGACTGAGAAGGCTGAATCCATGGCCAGGGAGATCGAGTACCTTAAAGAGCTGATGGCAGAGGTGCGCTCGACCAGGGTCAAAAAAGGTCTCAGTGCTGACCCTTAG